One window of Gilliamella sp. B3022 genomic DNA carries:
- the dtd gene encoding D-aminoacyl-tRNA deacylase, whose amino-acid sequence MIALIQRVKQASVTVNNQIIGQINHGLLVLLGIEKEDNEQKAIRLCEKVLGYRIFSDSEGKMNLNVTQTNGDLLVVSQFTLAADTHKGMRPSFTKGAKPEEANKLYQFFIEQCKKQINTQTGQFAADMQVSLINDGPVTFWLEV is encoded by the coding sequence ATGATCGCCTTAATTCAACGCGTTAAACAAGCTAGTGTTACTGTTAATAATCAAATTATTGGACAGATTAATCATGGATTACTAGTATTATTAGGTATAGAAAAAGAAGATAACGAGCAAAAAGCAATACGTTTATGTGAAAAAGTACTAGGGTATCGAATCTTTAGTGATAGTGAAGGTAAAATGAATTTAAATGTTACTCAAACTAATGGTGATCTTTTAGTTGTTTCTCAATTTACACTTGCAGCCGATACGCATAAGGGAATGCGCCCTAGTTTTACTAAAGGTGCAAAACCCGAGGAAGCCAATAAACTATACCAATTTTTTATTGAACAGTGTAAAAAGCAAATTAATACACAAACAGGACAATTTGCAGCTGATATGCAAGTTTCTTTGATAAACGATGGACCAGTGACATTCTGGTTAGAGGTCTAA